The genomic DNA TCAAGGGTATCGACTTTCTCATAGCGTTCGTGGCCGGAGACGTACTTATCATAAAAGATAATTTCCGTGCCGAAGGCGCTAAGAAAACCCGCGACGAGTTGAGCAATATGACCCAGGCCAACCAGACCGACAACCTTACCGCCAAGCTCTGGAATAGCCTGATGATTCGGGCTGTCTTTACGCCAGAACTTATCGCGTAACGCATCATGAGAACGGGCAATATTGCGCATTTCGGCCAGCATCATCCCGACCGTAAATTCCGCCACGCTGCGGGCATTGCGCCCCGGCGTGTTCATTACCTCAATTCCCCGGGCCAGTGCGACCTGCTGGTTGACGTTTTCAACGCCCCCTCGCAATACCCCGATGTATTTGAGCTTTGGCAGTTTATCCAGCACTGCCGTATTGACCGGAGCAAACTGGGTTATCAGGATTTCAACGTCGTCAGCACCCTCGAGTAAGGCTGCGGGTAACGTAACCGCTTCTGCGCCTTCCTGCTCGACCCGCAGATTATCCTCCTGCAATTTTTCGATCGAATCATGCGACCATTCACGAACTTCAACGTCGATACCTTTATCCCTGAGCGCATTAAGACCTGCTTCCATCATCGCTTTGTTGATAAAAAGATCGGCAATTGCCAGACATTTCATAGTGATTCTCCATAGATTAACGCATCAACATACCGCCGGTGACATCCACAGTTGCTCCCGTCATATAGCTGGTTTTAGGAGAAACCATGAAGACCCCGATGTCGGCAATTTCATTTGGCTGAGCTACCCGACCTACTGGAATCCGGCTGACGTAATAGGCTGGGTCCTGTTCAATATTTTTACGGATCATCGCGGTGTCCATAATCCCGACAGCGATGTTGTTCACGTTGATATTTTGTTTTGCTACCTCTCTTGCCAGCGAGATAGAGAAAGCTACCAGGCCCGCTTTACTGGCCGCGTAATGGGCATGGCCGGTTGTGGATCCATGGAATGCAGCCTGTGAGGTAATATTCAAAATGCTGCCTGCCTGATCTTGTTGCAGGCAGTGATTCACAAACAATTGGCTTAAATGGAATACCGCTTTCAGGTTCACATTCATTACCAAGTCCCAGTCTTGTGGGGTTATCTCGGCAACGTAACCACTGAGCCAGATACCGGCGTTATTGACCAGAATGTCGGCCTTTCCCATCTGCTCAATGCAGGCCGCAAAGAGATGCTCCCGGCTTTTCTCATCGGCAAGATCGGTTTTCACCGCAATAATTTTGACGTCAGTGGTGGATTTCAC from Enterobacter ludwigii includes the following:
- a CDS encoding 2-hydroxyacid dehydrogenase — its product is MKCLAIADLFINKAMMEAGLNALRDKGIDVEVREWSHDSIEKLQEDNLRVEQEGAEAVTLPAALLEGADDVEILITQFAPVNTAVLDKLPKLKYIGVLRGGVENVNQQVALARGIEVMNTPGRNARSVAEFTVGMMLAEMRNIARSHDALRDKFWRKDSPNHQAIPELGGKVVGLVGLGHIAQLVAGFLSAFGTEIIFYDKYVSGHERYEKVDTLDELVTRADVVSLHARMTPETENLINAHHFGLMKSSAIIVNTARSGLINERDLIDALQTGKIMGAALDTFDDEPLPDDSAFYLLNNVTITPHIAGSTLDAFSNSPKLFAEILLKKLS
- a CDS encoding SDR family NAD(P)-dependent oxidoreductase, translated to MDLNLKHRTAIVTGGATGLGREFVLSLAKEGVNICFTYLRDEECPELLIEQVKSTTDVKIIAVKTDLADEKSREHLFAACIEQMGKADILVNNAGIWLSGYVAEITPQDWDLVMNVNLKAVFHLSQLFVNHCLQQDQAGSILNITSQAAFHGSTTGHAHYAASKAGLVAFSISLAREVAKQNINVNNIAVGIMDTAMIRKNIEQDPAYYVSRIPVGRVAQPNEIADIGVFMVSPKTSYMTGATVDVTGGMLMR